Proteins from a single region of Ziziphus jujuba cultivar Dongzao chromosome 1, ASM3175591v1:
- the LOC107421386 gene encoding protein VASCULATURE COMPLEXITY AND CONNECTIVITY, giving the protein MEKINVALVCLLIMGIDIGAGLLGILAQIEEKKVHSTGWIPECRHLDHRALMLGFGAAALLAFSHVISHLSDGYICTCSKKGHKNETSSNKQLTMVFLFLSWISFGFGFSLLLVGTLANLKLRRQCIFADHHFLSEGVSFCFLHGFLAAIYYKLAADATIQEQGISPTTSV; this is encoded by the exons ATGGAAAAAATCAATGTGGCTTTGGTCTGTCTCTTGATTATGGGAATTGACATTGGTGCAGGACTACTTGGGATTCTTGctcaaattgaagaaaaaaag GTTCATTCAACGGGGTGGATTCCAGAATGTAGGCATCTGGATCATAGAGCTCTGATGCTAGGTTTTGGTGCAGCTGCACTTTTAGCCTTTTCTCACGTAATTTCTCACTTGTCTGATGGCTACATTTGCACCTGCTCCAAGAAAGGCCACAAAAATGAAACTTCATCAAATAAGCAATTAACCATGGTTTTCCTCTTTCTTTCCTG GATATCATTCGGGTTTGGATTTTCGCTGCTGCTGGTGGGGACACTGGCCAACTTGAAACTGAGACGACAGTGCATTTTCGCAGATCACCATTTTCTATCAGAAGGAGTATCCTTCTGCTTCCTTCATGGATTTTTAGCGGCTATATATTACAAATTGGCCGCCGACGCCACAATCCAAGAACAAGGAATAAGCCCCACAACCTCCGTTTGA